The genomic window AATTGACTTTTTTTTACCTACCATAAGATAATTTATTAGGGGGCACTCTCACATTAGTTGGTAGAGAAAACACATAGATAGGATGGAAAAAGGCCTCCTCAGTCGTTTTGAAAGAAGCAGATAGCTTCACACACAGAATTTGGTTGAAACATGGTACTAGAAGGTAAAAAAACAACTAAACCTCAAGCTCGCCCTAGCAATATTTCTCTGGAAGAATGGTTCAAGCCCTTTGCAGAGAAAATCATTGGTAAGGATCAACTTTTCCATTCTCCCTACGGAAAGAAAAAGATCATTTATGCAGACTGGACAGCCAGTGGCAGACTTTACAAAAGCATAGAAGACAAAATGCTACATGAGATCGGACCTTATGTAGCTAATACGCATACGGAAACCTCTATCACAGGAGCATGTATGACACAAGCTTACCATGAAGCACGTGAAATTATCAAACAACATGTGCATGCAGGTGGAGATGATGTCTTGATCTCTGTAGGTTCTGGAATGACGGGGGCAGTAAATAAATTTCAGAGAATCCTGGGCTTTAAAGTATCAGAAAGCCTAAAAGATTTCTCCGATGTTCCCAAAATAATTAAGCCTATAGTCTTTGTCTCTCATATGGAACATCATTCCAATCAGATCTCCTGGATGGAAACCATTGCTGATGTAGAAGTTGTGCCCTGCAATGAAGATGGCTTGATTTGCATGGATCAGTTTGAAAAAATGATCCGTAAATATGCAGATCGAAAATTCAAGATCGCCTCTATTACAGCAGCCTCAAATGTTACAGGTATAAAGACCGATTATCATGCGGTTGCGAAACTGATCCATAGTTATGGAGGGCTTTGCTTTGTAGACTTCGCATGTTCTGCACCTTATGTCGAGATCAATATGCATCCGGAAGATCCTCAAGCATATCTCGATGCAATTTTCTTTTCACCTCACAAATTTCTGGGAGGTCCGGGTTCTTCGGGAATTCTGGTTTTCAATAAAAAACTGTATAGCA from Bacteroidia bacterium includes these protein-coding regions:
- a CDS encoding aminotransferase class V-fold PLP-dependent enzyme; translation: MVLEGKKTTKPQARPSNISLEEWFKPFAEKIIGKDQLFHSPYGKKKIIYADWTASGRLYKSIEDKMLHEIGPYVANTHTETSITGACMTQAYHEAREIIKQHVHAGGDDVLISVGSGMTGAVNKFQRILGFKVSESLKDFSDVPKIIKPIVFVSHMEHHSNQISWMETIADVEVVPCNEDGLICMDQFEKMIRKYADRKFKIASITAASNVTGIKTDYHAVAKLIHSYGGLCFVDFACSAPYVEINMHPEDPQAYLDAIFFSPHKFLGGPGSSGILVFNKKLYSNHIPDNPGGGTVTFTNPWGGRFYISDIEVREDGGTPAFLQTIRVALAMKLKEQMGVENIHAREAEINALMFERLSNMKGVKIFGARHRDRLSIFSIQISGIHYNLVAKLLNDRYGIQSRGGCSCAGTYGHYLFEIDQENSQVIHQQIEAGLYNKKPGWIRISLHPTASNKEVEYICSALEEIIQHHKEWARDYEYNLLSNDFDFKGEYESMEAVVSGWFAS